Sequence from the Peromyscus maniculatus bairdii isolate BWxNUB_F1_BW_parent chromosome 11, HU_Pman_BW_mat_3.1, whole genome shotgun sequence genome:
GTGCGGTACCTCAGCAGGGAACTGTCCCTCCAATTTTTCAGGGGGCTCTTGTTGGGCACATGCCAGATACCCAGATTTTCAGCCTGGATCTTGAAGTAGCCGGGGTTCTGGAAAGGAACCAACACTGAGCCTGACCAAACAAGATTTCATCAAGCAAAAGACGCACATGCAAAGTCCTTGGCAGAGCTGATATCTCTGGGCTCCAGGTAGATAGATGACCAGCCATGCTCAGATACCCTAATTACAAGGACAATGGTACCAACACCTAATTACCTAAAAGCCTACTTGGGAGGATGTTGAGATTCAAGGTAAATATTTTTCACTTCTTCAGCCCTATGTTGAAGGGCATCATTCCAACCCACTCCCCGGCATACTTGTGCTACACTCACATTCTCACCCTTTCCCAAGTGGCCACAGAGTGTACCAACCTTGTAGTCATCACTTGTGGCCCCCTCTGCAGACCCAAAGGTGTTGTAGTTGGCCCAGTTGCCATCCCCCTCTGGGTAGTCTATTGTGTTGCCTTGCTGACTGGACCAGCGATCGCCCACTGTGCACTTCCCACCCATGTTGTTCTCATGCACACTGGccaccagggtccagccaccaCCTGCAGTGGTCATGTCACAGAAGGTCTGGTAGATGACACCATTCTCCGTGCGGAGGAAATAGAGGCCATCTGTAGAGAGAACCAGTTCACAGTCCTGTGTGCAGGCTCATTGTCCATCTCTGCTCCAGAGGCAGAATGACTCTAGGAACTACAACCATGGCTAATGCCTCATTCCCTGAGTGTCCTGTCACAGGTGTCCCTGGGGATCTGATTGAGTTCAGAAAGCCAAGCTTCTGTAACTGAGGCAGAACACAGAATTACCCAAACTGGCAGTGAAGTATCTCCCAAAGTTAAACATAGTATTATCAAAGGACTTAACAACTTCACCCAGTAGATACCCGAAGAACTGGAAACAGGGACTCAGCTATGTACATTCATGCTCATTACAGCTCTAATGTTGAGACCTGAGAGGCAGAAACAAGTCCAATATTTCTATACAGAAAAAAGAATAAGCAATATATTCTGTGTTGTCTAATATGCAGACTATATATTGTGTACATTCCTATATATCCAATAGatcaaaaagaatgaaatgggctacagaaatggctccatggttaagagcactgttctaGCAGAGGACTTGAGTCAGGTTCCAGCACTCACGTTTGTCAGTGTACAagtgcctgtcactccagctccagaggactagatggcctctgctggcctctgaaaTAACTGCGtgcctgcacatacatgtacacattaccaaacacagacatgtacatctatataataataaataataataataataatttttaaaaacacattaattaCTTTACAACACATATGAGCCTTGAATCATGCTAATGAAATAAGGCAAATTACTTATATGCAATAACAAGAATTGACAGATTCATAGAAGTAGAAAACAGCACAGCAGATGACATGGAACACAGGAATGTGCTGCGTGGTGGCTGCAGAATTTCTACTTAAGGAATGAAAACTTTCTGGAAATGGATACTGGTGATCTATACCATTGTGAAAGTTGTTCTTGACTATGAAAGCCCTTCAAATTGGTTTAGTGGCAATTTTATCAACTATGtacattttataacatttttgtaTCAAAAGAGAAAAGCTGATCCAAAGAACAAAAGCCTGATTTCCTAACTgggttatttgtttgtatttttgagacagggtctccccagGCTGCCTAGGAGCTTTCAGTCCTCTACCTTTAGACTTTCTCCCAAGTGTTAAGATTATATTGTGTTCTTTAAATGCTTTGTCACTCACCTTGTGCCCAAGTCATCTCCTGCTTGATTTCCTTGCAACTTCtgaacagagaggaagacacaAGATTGGCCCATCTGTTGGTTTCCAGGTTGCCTTTAGCTAGAGAAGATTTAGAATTTCACTCTCATGGGACACCCAGAATCCCCTTGTCATTCACCCTAAAGTCATTCCATTACTTCTGAAATCCTCACTCCAAGAATCAGTAAGATTTGTAACtaggaagaaagacaagaaatTTGAAGGTGTGGAGAACTTTGTGTCCAGAGTCTGTCCTGAAAAGGGAGAATAAAGTGAAGTCCAGCTCTGTAGTAGAAAAAATGCAGGTAGCCTAATGTGCCTGAAGCATGGGTAGTGATGTCGACAGTGCAGAGGCTTGACCAAGAGACCCTGGAATAAAAGCCTTGCAAACTAGCCTCACTCTGCTCTGTGCTCTGAGAACCTAGAAGGGTGGAAACAAATAAGAACTCTGGAGTCAGAGCTACTCAGGTGTAAGCAGCTCTATGTTTACAAGACAAGTACTTTTGGATTGTATTTACTGTGTCAAGCTTCAGTTCCCTAGAGCCTAATATcaagctgaaaaaaaaactgtcatgtGGAGATCAAGTAAGATGGTATTTAGGGACTTGCCCTTTTCCTTTAAATGGTAGTGAAGATGAAATACACACTTTAAAACAATAATGAGTTCTTGTAGGGAGCAGAATTGAAGACATTCTCTGGGCACAAACCAGACCATTCGCTTGGTATTGGAACCCTAAAGCAAATGTCTGGAGTGACTAGGATGGCAGTTCTTGCAGAAGTTCCCCTAGAGCTACACACAAGTACAGAATCTGTACCAGGACCGACCTCAACAATCTCATTGCTGCTGGCCATTTACTTCAAGAGACAATCAGCACCCAGCCTATATGTCAAGGCATCATCTCTATGGGGGATGAACTAGGTTGTGTTTACATGTCCAGGAATATAACAAAAAGAGACTTTTATTTTTGCAGAGTGTGGGAGTGGGAGAAAATTAGGAAAGActtgaaggaggaaaaggaatagGTAAACAATACAATTATACTTAATTTCAATTTTTCATAGGCATGATTGGCCAAGCTGTGGTGACCCATGTCtttcatcccaacactcaggaggcagagtcaggcagatctttgagtctgaggcctACCCGGTCTACAgatcaaattccaggacagccagggctacacagaaaatccctgtctcaaaaacaaaaaacaaacaaataacaacaaaagcatgATGTCTGGCCTTTAGAGACCCAGGTCCTGGAAGCCACCCAGTCTAGTGCTGACTGCCTTTAAAGCTAGAGGTGACCTGTGGAATCTGGGGTCCTGTAGCAAGACTCACCCACATTGCAACTTCTGGTGGCCAGGATAATAAACAGCAGGAATCTGAGTTGGGTCATGGTCATCTAGAGAAAACCAAGATGAAGGTCAGTCTCTATTCACACCATCTTTTCCCCTCATCCCTGTCTCAGCTCCTATCTAGTCCTACTTAAaggttccttcttttcctttaagCTACTCAAATCTTCGGGTCCTAAATGGACCTGAGCTGGAGTCCACTTTCCTTATTCTGTTCACAGGAATTACCTTCCACTCTGTACCTAGCTGAGTTGCCAGCTGAGTCCACGTAagctactctctctctctgcagagtTTCTAGTGCAGTGGTGTTGAAGCTCTTTTCCTTTTATAGGAAGAGCCTGGTGAAAATAGCCCAGACTTCACCAGGCTCTCCCTTTCCTGGCAGGATGCCACTGGAGGGGCAATTTTCATTTATTCCAGAAAGGTTTTTTGTACAGTGATGACTCATGGGATTCAAAGGCTCAAAAAGACACACATTATATGTCATATCCTAGCACTATTACAGGTTTGGGAATTTCACTGAACTTtgtatttttcaaaaaggaaatagATGATGAGACTTGCAACATTTGATATCCatttggacttttttttaatcattatctTTCTTGCAAAACTGAAAACTGCAAATACTAAAAAAAGGGTAAATATTTATCTTCATTTCATAGGATAAGAAAACTTTTCTCTTTGGAGTGGGGAGGTTTACAATGAATAAAAGAATACATTTCATGTagcacatgctggcctcaaactcactgtttaGGGGAAGATGTCCCTGAATTCCTGATTCTTTTCATTccacctcccaatgctgggattataggcacatatCATCAAACCtgactataaaaaaagaaagttaacaacaaaacagtaaataatcatttaaaaataaatataaaccatTTGTCTGCATAAATTGAGTACCATACAGCCCTtactaatttgtattttatttatcatagtTACCACAAACTAGTGAAGCATTATGATGGACTGCATTTGGAATTAAATCACTAGAAATCTCCCCCTTAAGATGCTTTGAGCTTCCTCGATTCCCAACTTTTGTCTTTCTCCAGTTCTCAGACACCACTTTGGGCTGTAATGGAATGAATTGCCTTTTCCTCCACAATGAAACATCCTCAATACAAAGCTTTATTATAATACTGATTATACTGCAATCCTTTGGGAGTAAGCTTTTTGTTAagcttatattttatatctttttatgttcAAAGGACTGATTTGCACGATAGAACTCAGGTtgataaaatagaacaaaacagagaCATGTAGCTTagctggtagaatgtttgccttgGATACATGAGCTataggttcaatctctagcattATATAAACTAGGTATGGTGGGGCATGCTTGAAATCACTGCATTTGGAAAATGCatgtaggaggatcagaaattcaagagtATTCTTTATTGCGTAGCCAGGTTGGCGGACAGACTGTGGTACATAAGgtcttgtaaaaaacaaaaacaaaaacaaaacaaaagaactgttcacACAGAAAGTCTATAATCTTTTAatgagtaagttcaaggccatctttgtaTATGCAGTGAGTTGGAAGCCACCCTGCCTgtgttactttattttattggttCCTAGATTGCTGCTATAAGGACCAGCCTTCAGTAGCTCAGGAATTGAAAGGGAGTCATAGAGTCTCTAACTAATCACTCAATTGATCTTTCTATCTaagggagtaaaacttaattctggggctggagaaaaagggaagtatacacacacacacacacacacacacagacttcagGGGCTCTCTatcatctttctgtctcctcttcctttatttttttcaacacCCTTTTTAGACTCCCCACACCAAGTTTATTACAAAGAGGATTTTCCTCATAACCAAAAGTTACACAGTTAGTACATAATCACTGCAGAAACATTTTTCTGGAACAAGTCAACCTCAATACATTTCTTAATCACATCTTTATGCATTGCCTAAGAAACCCACACTTAGTCAAACACTTATCTTTTAGACTTCTCACAGTTCAAGAGCCTTTCATCCATAACCATTTACACAGGCTGTAGCTCTTATAGCTGCCAGAAAAGCAGGTTACTTGTTTCCCTTTGTATTTAGAGTCCTGTCCAATTAGTTTAACTAACTatccaattctttgttttctattcacATGAAGTCAAttgtttaaagctttgttttagctatgacaCACTGAAACCCGTGAATACATTTCCCAATATCAAAAAGTACTTGAGCtaattcctgggactcacttgtttTCCTAATCATTAACCTAAACCACAGTCTATACAGCTCCTCAAGTAAAACTCTTAAGTCCTAGcctcgtgacacttccttgttcctGTTTCCTACCCTTTGCAGCcactgctttatcaggggtgggGGCAACACTATATCCTACTTTTACCTCTATTAATTTCCCCTCTAAACTAACCTCTACAATAATCACTTACTATATTTGTGAAACACCTTCAGTCatgaaaattctatttaaacAACATTATTCTTGTATAAAGTCATTACTTCTATTAATCAGGACATCTTAAGAGGAAATCATATTCATAACAATCCACAAGTAAAAATGCCTAGTAGAACAGGATATTcccatgagataatcacactacattaaaggTAGTGGTGATcctcccacacccattcacaccatgtcAGATACCATAGGAAAATGGCGGTatcaaacatgtaaaggcacagctgTAGCAAGAGACTTTCTGGAGCTGAAGCCCTCTTGgccttgcctatccaagattcacccatcagtgccttATGTTATGGTGGATTGAACTCCTGaagtcaattgccacctgctgctcttctgacTTGGCCACCactagatgtattttttttttctttttatttatttttctctcatacaatacatcccaactgaTGCTTCCACTCCTCCCGGtccccaccctcctcttccccagatcctcctcctccatccccttcTTGTTATGCTGGGTTCCATTGATATCCCTGATaggaatgctatttttttttacatctttgatGTCATTATACATCTTGTCCTTACTGATACATAAGTCATAGAATAGCTTATAACATTTTAGACCTAAGAGTCTAAGAAAATCTAGGCTATTTGGAGGATATCACCTTCCTAACCACCAGCATCTAGCTCCTACTGCCTGTTATATCTGTTCTTCACGTGGCCTCATCGCAACCTCACAGTCCTTGTTTAGGTCTGGATGTATTCAGTGGTGACTAATATAAATGTCACCTCAAAGTAGCTTTAAAAAGTGCAAGGAAAGGGCCTGCATGgttctgcactaggtcctctgtgtcTATGCTATGACTGTtaccttggtgtttttgtgggactcctaacagtgggagtaggaggTATATCTGACTTTtctgcctgttcttgggactcttttcctcctcttaggTTTTCTTATCCAGCCTTCATATGAggacttttgccttgtcttattgtatcttgttttgttctgttttgctgtCATCTCTcagaggtctgctcttttctgaagaagaaatggagggggagtacatttgggggagaggggaggaggaatcTGGGAAGAGTGAAGGTAgggaaattgtggtcaggatgttttgtatgagagaaaaatccattttcaatgaatttttaaaatgtaaatctaataggaccagagagatggctcagcagttaagagagcacGTCACAtttccagatgacctgagttcaattctaagCACCCACGTGAGGTGGCTCTAATACTAGTGACCTCCATGGatacctacactcatgtgcatgcacacagacacaaaactgaaaatgaagtaaaaagtaaatatagTACTTCATGAAATAAGAACTctagaaagagagaagcctctatGCTTAGCTGACTTAGCGGTTTGTTTATGTCTTCAAGGCTCTAGGCTCTTTCTATCTCCATCTTGCCTCCCCTATGACTGAGTTCAAAGTAGTTACTGCTGTTCCATGTAGTACCACAAATGGATCCTCTCTTCTTACAGTTCTGTTTCATGAGAGAGAAAGCATTTCCTAGGACCTCTTCATGACTTTCCTCGTTGGGCAGAAATGGGTCCTTTAGTACGACAATTCTGTGGGGAAATGTAAGATTAAGTGGCCTAAACACTGCCAATGTATTATCCTACAGTTCTAGAGAATAGAAACCCAAGATGAGTGTATGAGGAGGACTCTCCTTCCAAGGCCTCTctgctcactttgtagacagcCACCTTCTCACTGCTTCTTATCATAGTCTCttatttgtgtgaatgtattCCTGATGTCTCCCTATGGGCTCAAATTTCTTCATCTTCAAAACAGACAAGCTGAATTGAATTGATAGCTATCCTAACTATCTaatttttgttgtagaatattattttattttaagatgtgttacatttgtttatgctgtggaacatttgtttattgATGCAAGGTTATATTGTGttctttatgtttcatttgtctaactctgtgaggctgtgttactttgcctgtctaaaacacctgatggtctaataaagagctgaatggccaatagtgaggcaggagaaaggataggcggggctggcaggcaaagagaataaatagatggagaaatctgggaggaaaagaagaaggagcaagagaaggttGAGGACAAAAGgtcccagccacccagctacacaactaggaacagagtaagaaagaaagatatacagaaacagaaaaggtaaaagcccagaggcaaaaggtaaatgagataatttaagaaaagctggctagcaataaACCgaaggcattcataagtaagaaaaatcctctgtgtacttatttgggaggtgggaggtggactccaccaaagagcaaaagagtaaagagtaataaaacaacaaacaactaCTAGTTTTCACTTAATCACCATATTataaactctgtctccaaatatAAACCCAATCTGAGGCACTGGACAAGGACTTCTACATGAAATTACCACAGTTCACCTGAAATACATAGCTATTCCTGAAATAACTCCGGGCCAGGGAGTGAAACACCTACCTTACGACAATGACCTGGTCATGGGCCAGATGCTGGTGACTTATACAGCAAGACTTTGTGCTCCATTTTGAGCATCCTAACTCTTTTGTTTCTAGTATTGGTTGACTCCAATCTCTCCCCCATACTGTTGTTTTCTCTCTCAGCACAGTGACTGCAtcttaatctactgctatttcaaCTAGCAATTGTGCCTCTGTAGTTACTGGCCTGCTGCTCTGGCAGTGATCTGGCAGCTCAAGTCTCAGCCTAGTGAGAATTCTTTGCCTGCAGGCACTGGCTCTACCACTTCCACTAAAattagctttaactaaatctctgtcatcctctttataaataaaactcaaGACTCAAAGGATGGGGTGAAAACTTcttagctcagagaggctgagtagaaCCTAGCTAAGCTTCTCTCTTTGCTGGCGTCTCCCAAAAGAGCCCATCCTTCTGCTCTGCCAAAACAGGAAAGCCATGACACTCAaaacccctccctactacttcctgtgcagcTCTttatctcttccagatgcccGTGATGCTCTATGGTTACTTTTTGTCAattagttgctaactcagcctcctgatccAAGgctaatttcatttaattaatgcaaatgtgAACTCTGGGTTCTCAATGTTATTAAATATCGCCCAACACCACACTGCTGCCAACAAGGATCCTTATAAAACAAAAGCCTTAGCTAAGAATGATGGCCCATAATCCTGGCATTTGGGACGTGGATAAAatattcaaggtcatcttggtctacatagtgaattggaagccagcctgagctacaggtgagagaccctgtctgaaaaagcaAATCAACACACATACTGACACTCAGATGCAAACACAATactcacagacacatagacacacagagataaagacagactcacagagacacagacacaagacacacagagacacacatacagacaaacacacacatatacagacacagacagacagacatatacacacaccattgCAATCACCACCGTGATGGTTCTTATGATAAGGACAAAAACATTGTTATCCTGTGTCAGCTGGGACCAAAGCCCATGTCATAGTGATTGTGTCAGTTACCTCTCTCTGTGATTTAGTGACTTAAAACAGGACTCATTCCTTTTGTCTACGAGGCTACAGTTTGAGCAGCACTTAGAGGGCATGACTAGCTTCTGCTGTGTTATCATCTGCTGGGTCACTCCCATGCTTTCCCTCCCTTTACTGTCAGGGTGGGATTTTAGGGCTGAATCACTGTCACATCTGAAAGCAAAGCAGCCAATGGCTGGCGGTCAGTGTTGTATACTGCACGGCAGCTGCTCTCTCCagtctttctcttgctctcttcgGAACTCACGTGTGATGCAGATCAACTTCCTTACTCAGCAGAATAGAGTCAGAGATGTTGGTAGTGTGTCTGCAGAACCAGTGAGTGTGTTATACCTACTGTTGGCAATGATtaactgggtagtggtggtgagaGCAAGGTCAGGGGACAGAAGATGCCCGAGTTGACCTTTCAGTTTGTGCTACAGACTAAACCGGGCAAATTTTGAGTCTCTGTTGTGTGTAGTGACAGCTGGAAGTTTTGGTGAAGTGAGAACATGATGACAAGAATATAAAAAACTagagccttgggtttgatccccaaccttgaaaaaaaggtgtgtgtgtgtctgtgggaggtAATATGCTTGCTTTTTGGTGTGCTTCATCACACcttacttaaattaaaaaaaaaattgagacagtttctctgtgtagtcctggctatcatggaacttgctctgtggaccaggctggccttgaactcacatgttcacctgcttctgtctcctgggtactgggattaaagttgtatgccactatgcctggccttatgtaaagtaaacaaaaaccacttttattcatttatttcattttgtgtgtgtgtgtgtgtgtgtgtgtgtgtgtgtgtgtgtgtaagggtgaaGGGTGtacatgtatggaagtcagaggacaacttgagaaagtcagttttctccttcctctacatgggttctgggcattaATTCATGTTTTCAGGCCTGGTTGTGATGTCTTTACCtaatgagtcattttattgactCTGTCCATATTAATTGTTGAGATAGGGActctccctgaacccagagcttgcccaTGTAACTAGACTAGAGGTCCAGCAAAGTccacagatccacctgtctctgcttcctctgaaATGCGAGTCAGGTCCATGTTACTATAcccaattttatgtgtatttgggGATCCAAAATTATGCTTGAGCAGTGTAATGGCTAATCTtgtctgtcaacttgactacatttggaatcAGCTAAAACTGAAGCAGCTGGGCATGCTTGTGATGgatttcttgattggatcatttgaggtgagaagatACACCctaaatctggaccacacctctGGTGGAAGCACATATAAAAGGatatgaaagaagaaagcatttgctttttgcctgcttgtcttcACTCTTGCTGATGAGTTTGTATATCCTGTTCCTAAAGCATTCCTTTGCTGGTATTATAACATACTTCTTTGAGATTCCCACACAGGCTGAAGAGTGGCAGCTCTCTAGGCTTTCtctgggactccagcaccagactgGGACTGCTGAACATGCAGTCTCATGCACTCAATGACCACTAGATCCTAGGCTTTTCCTTTGGAGATTCGGGAGACATCCATTGTTGGACTACTAGGACCATGGCCTGTGAGCTACTCTAATGAATGcccctctaacacacacacacacacacacacacacacacacacacacacacacacacacacacacacacatctctctctctctctctctctctctctctctctctctctctctctctctgcctctctcagttctgttcctttggaGATCCCTGACTAATATACCCAATTAACCCTTTGCCAAATGAATTAATTCTCCAGTCCCTGTGAATGGATGTT
This genomic interval carries:
- the LOC102909844 gene encoding intelectin-1a-like, coding for MTMTQLRFLLFIILATRSCNVAKGNLETNRWANLVSSSLFRSCKEIKQEMTWAQDGLYFLRTENGVIYQTFCDMTTAGGGWTLVASVHENNMGGKCTVGDRWSSQQGNTIDYPEGDGNWANYNTFGSAEGATSDDYKNPGYFKIQAENLGIWHVPNKSPLKNWRDSSLLRYRTFTGFLQNMGHNLFGLYQKYSVKYGAGKCGADNGPAIPVVYDFGDAQKTAAYYSPLGQSEFIAGYIQFRVFNNEGAANALCAGMKVTGCNTEFHCIGGGGYFPKSDPNQCGDFSAFDWNGYGTHSGYSSSQNITEAAVLLFYR